From the genome of Arthrobacter alpinus, one region includes:
- a CDS encoding AMP-binding protein codes for MIHAHDGGDGLLDTFGVPGVSAAQLLCDRHPGDNIAFTVTDANLGTIDLTYSELREKSARFAAALRSLGVCRGDQVATLMEKSVELLIALLGMWRLEVSNVPLPTGSTHDQMALHLHSSGARLVICDAEYRRKLLPQGGIPNDASPLVVVARGEAFGYDVAFSEMAAGTGAFAQDGAASEQEL; via the coding sequence ATGATTCACGCGCACGATGGTGGTGACGGGCTTTTGGACACCTTCGGGGTGCCCGGGGTATCGGCAGCGCAATTGTTGTGCGACCGGCACCCGGGTGACAACATCGCATTCACGGTGACTGACGCCAATCTGGGCACTATAGATCTAACGTACAGTGAACTGCGCGAGAAATCCGCGCGGTTCGCTGCTGCCCTACGCAGCCTTGGCGTGTGCCGCGGCGACCAGGTGGCCACGCTGATGGAAAAGTCGGTGGAACTGCTCATTGCGTTGCTGGGCATGTGGCGCCTAGAGGTCAGCAACGTCCCCCTGCCGACAGGTTCCACCCATGACCAAATGGCCCTTCACCTGCACTCCAGCGGTGCGCGCCTGGTGATTTGCGACGCCGAGTACCGCCGAAAGCTCCTCCCGCAAGGCGGGATTCCCAACGACGCTTCACCCCTAGTGGTTGTGGCCCGTGGTGAGGCCTTTGGCTACGACGTGGCCTTTTCTGAGATGGCCGCCGGTACCGGGGCCTTTGCTCAGGACGGCGCT
- a CDS encoding DUF4193 domain-containing protein yields the protein MATDYDAPRNKDEDHETESLQALQVQRGGAQTAHIDVEDSDTAEGMDLPGADLSNEELVVQVIPAQDDEFTCSSCFLVRHRSQVAREKNGMLFCKDCEG from the coding sequence ATGGCAACGGATTACGACGCACCCCGCAACAAAGACGAAGACCACGAGACAGAGTCGCTCCAAGCGCTCCAGGTTCAGCGCGGCGGTGCCCAGACGGCTCACATTGACGTCGAAGATTCTGACACAGCCGAAGGCATGGACCTTCCCGGCGCCGACCTCTCCAACGAGGAACTCGTTGTCCAGGTCATACCGGCACAGGACGATGAATTCACCTGTTCCTCCTGCTTCCTTGTCCGTCACCGCAGCCAGGTAGCCCGCGAAAAGAACGGCATGCTGTTCTGCAAGGACTGCGAAGGCTAA
- a CDS encoding DUF5997 family protein: MANNSSTSNPSLNRRQIAQALNIPPEMAARNGIPSRMKTSEVNELDANPPAWLAQSRANSTGKRPIWVELRCYLCDFHEIARPKKWWPEFTFVLCDFHYNDELPSPAPGWRRSEFDGVGSRFRGIVDSQDLQDP; encoded by the coding sequence ATGGCAAACAACTCCTCGACTTCAAACCCTTCACTGAACCGCCGGCAGATCGCCCAGGCGCTTAACATTCCGCCGGAAATGGCCGCACGGAATGGCATCCCCTCACGGATGAAGACCTCCGAGGTCAACGAGCTCGACGCGAACCCTCCGGCTTGGCTTGCCCAGTCGCGAGCCAACTCCACCGGAAAACGCCCCATCTGGGTGGAGCTGCGTTGCTACCTGTGCGATTTCCATGAAATTGCCCGGCCCAAGAAGTGGTGGCCCGAGTTCACCTTTGTGCTGTGCGACTTCCACTACAACGACGAGCTCCCCTCCCCCGCCCCAGGTTGGCGCCGCAGCGAATTTGACGGTGTCGGCAGCCGCTTCCGTGGCATAGTCGACTCCCAAGACCTGCAAGACCCCTAG
- a CDS encoding glycoside hydrolase family 3 N-terminal domain-containing protein — protein MALTRRHWWIIGVVTAVLLAVIAVAVTASFSLRSTTAAGSGSTASSSAPPATPSTASPPPSIATSAPASGTPVPSSPGKDLAAQRLAAMTLEQRVGQILMVSSPVTGADANSLYALDTLYVGNVFIKGRSTAGVEGIAAQVSALVAHVSGDRTHGVRPFVATDQEGGFVQIMRGPGFEDMPQAVEQGQLAPDALAADATRWGQQLASVGVNVNLAPVMDTVPGAAFAPQNAPIGTFGREYGYTPAGVSSHGLAFARGMLAAGVAPTAKHFPGLGRVTLNTDVSAGVTDDITVREDAYIQPFRDAVNAGVPWLMISNALYPKIDPSNLAPFSSVIVQDMVRGDLGFTGVIVSDDICDAVQVSGVPVDRRGVDFIAAGGTMALCTNQALLPQMYQGLVAAAQDDPGFAGQVDSAALLVLESKAAAGLLS, from the coding sequence ATGGCACTGACCCGCAGGCATTGGTGGATCATTGGCGTGGTCACAGCGGTGCTTTTGGCCGTGATCGCCGTGGCAGTCACCGCTTCTTTCTCACTGCGTTCGACGACGGCCGCCGGTTCGGGGTCCACGGCAAGTTCCTCAGCACCTCCTGCCACCCCAAGCACAGCGTCACCGCCGCCCAGCATCGCAACATCAGCTCCGGCGTCGGGCACGCCTGTCCCATCCAGTCCTGGCAAGGATTTAGCGGCCCAAAGGCTGGCCGCCATGACACTGGAGCAACGGGTAGGGCAAATCCTGATGGTCTCCTCCCCGGTGACGGGCGCTGACGCCAACTCACTGTACGCACTCGACACGCTGTACGTGGGTAATGTGTTCATCAAGGGGCGCAGCACGGCCGGCGTGGAAGGGATCGCGGCGCAGGTGAGCGCCCTTGTTGCGCACGTTTCCGGGGACCGCACACACGGGGTGCGCCCCTTTGTGGCCACGGACCAGGAGGGCGGCTTTGTGCAGATCATGCGCGGACCCGGCTTTGAGGACATGCCCCAGGCCGTCGAACAAGGCCAACTGGCACCGGATGCGCTGGCGGCCGATGCCACCCGCTGGGGCCAGCAGCTGGCCTCCGTGGGCGTCAACGTGAACCTGGCCCCGGTGATGGACACCGTGCCCGGCGCCGCATTTGCGCCCCAGAACGCGCCGATCGGCACCTTTGGCCGCGAGTACGGATACACGCCCGCCGGCGTCTCCAGCCATGGCCTGGCCTTCGCCCGCGGCATGCTGGCCGCCGGCGTCGCACCCACGGCCAAACACTTTCCCGGACTGGGGAGGGTCACCTTGAACACCGACGTCTCCGCCGGGGTCACCGATGACATCACTGTGCGTGAGGACGCGTACATCCAACCGTTTCGCGACGCCGTAAACGCCGGTGTGCCGTGGCTGATGATCTCCAATGCCCTCTACCCAAAGATTGACCCGAGTAACCTTGCGCCTTTCTCCTCGGTGATTGTCCAGGACATGGTCCGGGGCGACCTGGGCTTCACCGGCGTCATTGTCAGCGACGACATCTGCGACGCCGTGCAGGTTTCCGGCGTGCCCGTGGACAGGCGGGGCGTTGACTTCATCGCCGCCGGGGGCACCATGGCCCTGTGCACCAATCAGGCGCTGCTGCCGCAGATGTACCAGGGGCTGGTGGCCGCGGCGCAGGACGATCCAGGCTTTGCCGGCCAGGTTGATTCCGCCGCGTTGTTGGTGCTGGAGTCCAAGGCCGCCGCGGGGCTGTTGAGCTAG
- a CDS encoding cytochrome c oxidase assembly protein, whose amino-acid sequence MPALSDFLGTWSLDRWALGFLLVSGGLYAWGLLRASRAGIHWQPWRVAAFYLLGLGSYAALSFGFLGTYSPDLRWAFSIRIALLLFVVPAGMALGLPLGLARVAVRPGRLRSVLAAAARQPVRIFSNSAVAPVLGLLVLSMMLTPLAGITRMSPVWEGLLGITIPLLGLLMVLPMVEEKTRISTALIMVQFVFAFIELLADAIPGLLMRLTPTIFDGAAALGSARPAWFPTALADQQLAGDWLWFIAEVMDLPILILLFVRMAKSDKGERKVLDELTDEQMDELNAAHLHQRG is encoded by the coding sequence ATGCCGGCACTCAGCGATTTTCTTGGAACCTGGAGCCTTGACAGATGGGCGCTGGGTTTTCTGCTGGTGTCAGGTGGGCTTTATGCCTGGGGCCTGCTCAGGGCATCCCGGGCCGGCATCCACTGGCAGCCCTGGCGTGTAGCAGCTTTCTACCTGCTGGGCTTGGGCAGCTACGCGGCGCTCAGCTTCGGTTTCCTGGGCACATATTCACCTGACTTGCGATGGGCGTTCTCCATACGGATTGCGTTGCTGCTATTTGTGGTCCCCGCCGGGATGGCCCTGGGCCTTCCCCTCGGCCTTGCCAGGGTGGCTGTTCGCCCCGGACGCTTGCGTTCGGTTTTGGCGGCAGCAGCACGCCAACCTGTCCGGATCTTCTCCAACAGCGCCGTGGCGCCCGTTCTCGGGTTGCTGGTGCTGTCAATGATGTTGACGCCGCTGGCTGGCATCACCCGCATGAGCCCGGTGTGGGAGGGCTTGCTCGGCATAACAATTCCGCTGTTGGGGTTGTTGATGGTGCTGCCCATGGTGGAGGAGAAAACCCGAATCAGCACCGCGTTGATCATGGTCCAATTTGTGTTTGCCTTCATTGAGCTGCTGGCGGACGCCATCCCGGGCCTGTTGATGAGGCTGACTCCCACCATTTTCGACGGCGCAGCCGCCTTGGGCAGCGCACGGCCTGCCTGGTTTCCCACCGCTCTGGCTGACCAGCAACTCGCCGGAGACTGGCTGTGGTTCATTGCAGAAGTCATGGACCTGCCCATCTTGATCCTGCTCTTTGTTCGCATGGCCAAATCTGACAAGGGAGAACGCAAGGTCTTGGACGAACTTACTGATGAACAGATGGACGAACTCAACGCCGCCCACCTGCACCAGCGCGGATAG
- the smpB gene encoding SsrA-binding protein SmpB: MPKESGLKVVATNRKARHDYHIMDTYEAGLVLMGTEVKSLREGRASLVDGFATFYNDELWLESVYIPEYLNGSWTNHTARRRRKLLLHREELEKIAHKTRESGFTIVPLQLYFLDSRAKVEIAIAKGKKDYDKRQTLREKQDNREALRVMREKNRG, translated from the coding sequence GTGCCTAAGGAAAGTGGCCTTAAAGTGGTGGCCACCAATCGCAAGGCCCGGCATGACTACCACATCATGGACACCTACGAGGCCGGCCTGGTGCTGATGGGCACTGAGGTGAAGTCCCTACGCGAAGGCAGGGCCTCACTGGTGGATGGCTTTGCCACGTTCTACAACGACGAACTCTGGCTTGAGTCGGTTTACATTCCCGAGTACCTGAACGGCAGCTGGACCAACCACACGGCCCGCCGCCGCCGCAAGCTGCTGCTGCACCGGGAAGAACTGGAAAAGATTGCGCACAAGACCCGCGAGTCCGGGTTCACCATCGTGCCGCTACAGCTGTACTTTTTGGATAGCCGGGCCAAGGTGGAAATCGCCATAGCCAAGGGCAAGAAGGATTACGACAAACGCCAGACGCTGCGCGAAAAGCAAGACAACCGTGAAGCGTTGCGCGTTATGCGAGAGAAAAACCGCGGATAG
- a CDS encoding acyltransferase family protein, with the protein MNALRLALALLVIISHSAALGGYSPEILVSGETLGRWAVFGFFGLSGFLITRSRLSGRPVSDYYAARVLRIFPAFVVSLLLVAFVMAPLSHFFGSSGTYSPVDAITFFFRNLALYPPVAGQSSIADTLSSGVAVPDTWNGSLWTIWYEAACYMAIGVLVSLVARKYVGMVLLAAFVALTGVRLLSAWEVVTLGHLTSGVLPLAIAFLAGALLHIYANRIRVNPMAVSAAVALVAVSISMNLASALVHLPFTFLLILLGQVLPLQRIGAKYDISYGVYIYAWPVQQCLALAFPHQSIPYWAFISATVGIVAVLAWLSCKFIEQPALRLKRRTPEQHAVPVFAIT; encoded by the coding sequence TTGAACGCGCTGCGCTTGGCATTGGCGTTGTTGGTCATTATTTCCCACAGTGCGGCCCTGGGGGGTTACAGTCCCGAGATTTTGGTTAGTGGGGAAACCCTGGGCCGGTGGGCCGTTTTCGGATTCTTCGGGCTCTCAGGTTTCCTGATAACAAGGAGCAGGCTCTCCGGTCGTCCAGTCAGTGACTACTACGCAGCGAGGGTTCTGCGGATCTTCCCTGCGTTTGTCGTCTCGCTGCTGCTGGTGGCTTTCGTGATGGCTCCGTTGTCCCACTTCTTTGGCTCCAGCGGCACGTACAGCCCGGTGGACGCCATCACGTTCTTCTTCCGCAATCTGGCACTCTATCCCCCTGTTGCGGGCCAATCCTCCATCGCAGACACGCTTTCCTCCGGCGTCGCTGTCCCTGACACATGGAACGGTTCCCTCTGGACCATCTGGTACGAAGCGGCATGCTATATGGCTATAGGGGTCTTGGTCAGCCTTGTGGCTAGGAAATATGTGGGGATGGTGCTGCTGGCAGCATTTGTGGCGCTAACCGGCGTTCGGCTGCTGTCTGCATGGGAGGTTGTGACTCTTGGCCATCTGACTTCCGGCGTGCTGCCTCTCGCCATTGCGTTCCTGGCCGGGGCACTGCTTCACATCTATGCCAACCGGATACGTGTCAACCCAATGGCCGTTTCAGCGGCGGTGGCTCTCGTGGCGGTTTCCATCTCGATGAATCTGGCGAGTGCGCTCGTTCACCTGCCATTCACTTTTTTGCTCATCCTGCTGGGACAGGTTCTACCCTTACAACGCATTGGTGCAAAATACGACATTTCCTACGGGGTTTACATTTATGCCTGGCCGGTCCAACAATGTCTGGCGCTTGCCTTCCCGCACCAATCCATCCCCTACTGGGCATTCATTTCGGCTACTGTCGGCATCGTCGCCGTCCTCGCCTGGCTAAGCTGCAAGTTCATTGAACAACCCGCACTACGCCTTAAACGGCGAACACCGGAACAGCATGCTGTTCCGGTGTTCGCCATAACCTGA
- a CDS encoding M23 family metallopeptidase, translating into MYRTSQDATPHGGSSTVKTGHAKRRWRSGVAAGLTALTMLGMLGLVVPAQADELHDKASALEQQAHDAAGALEFVDAGIAKSASDLVLFQGQLPGAQVALTDAQTRVGAATAQVSSLAARIDLAQESKDKITSQIAIDTKKAAETKSMIGQIAAQSYKGGGISPNLALILGIGSPNDLANSIDMAEQAMRSQNAALEQLTSQKATNQNAQARLAAVEAEIKDLKTQADAALVAEQSARDQAAAQKATVDKLISDSAVINAQLEAQKPQIQAKLKVVQQQQNDVAAQIAEQQRQELAAAAAEAERIAREQAASGGGGGGGGTYVPPAPGNPSAFGLQHPFSGNIPITSGFGWRPTPTGTIDFEGTGGYMHTGVDFGATCGTPVYAAAAGNVVIGGWTNGGGGYTVQISHGVIQGNALTTIYYHNSAALVSPGQRVSQGQLIAYSGNTGNSTGCHAHFETWLNGRAVDPMGLL; encoded by the coding sequence ATGTACCGGACATCACAGGATGCGACACCACACGGAGGAAGCAGCACCGTGAAGACCGGCCACGCGAAACGCCGCTGGCGTTCCGGGGTTGCCGCCGGACTGACGGCCCTGACCATGCTGGGGATGCTGGGCCTGGTGGTTCCTGCGCAGGCAGACGAGCTCCACGACAAAGCCTCGGCTTTGGAGCAACAGGCTCATGACGCGGCGGGTGCCCTGGAGTTTGTGGACGCTGGCATTGCCAAATCAGCCTCCGACCTTGTCCTCTTCCAAGGACAGCTCCCCGGCGCCCAAGTCGCGTTGACGGATGCCCAGACTCGGGTTGGGGCAGCTACGGCACAAGTGAGTTCGCTGGCGGCAAGGATCGATCTTGCCCAGGAAAGCAAGGACAAGATCACCAGCCAGATCGCTATTGACACCAAAAAGGCTGCCGAAACCAAGAGCATGATCGGCCAGATCGCAGCCCAGTCGTACAAGGGCGGTGGCATCTCGCCTAACCTTGCCTTGATTTTGGGTATTGGTTCCCCGAACGACCTTGCAAATTCGATCGACATGGCCGAACAGGCTATGCGCAGCCAGAACGCTGCCCTGGAGCAGCTCACCTCACAAAAGGCGACCAATCAAAATGCGCAGGCACGATTGGCCGCCGTTGAGGCTGAAATCAAGGATTTGAAGACCCAGGCCGATGCCGCCCTGGTTGCCGAGCAAAGCGCGCGGGACCAGGCGGCCGCGCAAAAGGCCACGGTGGACAAGCTAATCAGTGACTCCGCAGTCATCAACGCCCAGCTTGAAGCCCAGAAACCGCAGATCCAGGCAAAGTTGAAAGTTGTGCAGCAGCAACAAAATGACGTTGCCGCACAAATTGCCGAACAACAACGCCAGGAACTTGCAGCCGCCGCGGCTGAAGCAGAGCGTATCGCCCGCGAACAAGCGGCCAGTGGCGGCGGTGGTGGCGGTGGCGGCACCTACGTTCCCCCAGCTCCTGGCAACCCCTCGGCTTTTGGCTTGCAGCACCCGTTTTCCGGGAACATCCCCATCACCTCAGGGTTTGGCTGGCGGCCCACCCCGACCGGCACCATCGACTTTGAAGGCACCGGCGGGTACATGCACACTGGCGTTGATTTCGGTGCTACCTGCGGCACCCCTGTCTATGCTGCTGCGGCAGGAAACGTGGTGATCGGTGGCTGGACGAACGGTGGTGGCGGGTATACCGTGCAAATTTCGCACGGCGTGATTCAGGGCAACGCACTGACCACCATTTATTATCACAATAGTGCTGCACTGGTCTCGCCCGGACAACGTGTCAGCCAGGGCCAGCTCATTGCCTACTCCGGGAACACCGGCAACTCCACAGGCTGCCACGCCCACTTTGAAACCTGGCTCAACGGACGCGCCGTGGACCCCATGGGTCTGCTCTAG
- the ftsX gene encoding permease-like cell division protein FtsX gives MRLAFIMSELGSGLRRNLTMVISVILVTFVSLTFVGAAGVLQLQIGQLKGFWYDKVQVTVYLCTDVPSNTNCVAGPVTDEQKNHIQELLGSAAVKPYVEKWTFETQEEALTHFKEQFASSPMADSVEAGNLPSSFRIKLTDPEKYQIINETFAATPGVDSVVDQRKVLEPLFSMMNIATWVAVFVAGLMILCAALLIATTIRLSAQSRDKEIGIMRLVGASKTVIQLPFVLEGVIAATIGAVLASGAVWAMVTFFMNGYLANGNSGMPMISPNHALKIYPVLILIGIVLAGISSAVSLRKNLKV, from the coding sequence GTGAGACTTGCCTTCATCATGAGCGAGTTGGGAAGCGGCCTGCGCCGCAACCTGACCATGGTCATCTCGGTGATCTTGGTGACGTTTGTGTCGCTGACATTTGTTGGCGCCGCCGGCGTCCTGCAACTGCAGATCGGCCAGCTCAAAGGATTCTGGTACGACAAGGTCCAAGTGACCGTCTACCTGTGCACCGACGTCCCCAGCAACACCAACTGCGTGGCCGGACCCGTCACCGACGAACAAAAGAACCACATCCAGGAACTACTCGGTTCCGCTGCCGTGAAGCCGTACGTTGAGAAATGGACGTTCGAGACCCAGGAAGAGGCGCTGACCCACTTCAAGGAGCAGTTCGCCAGCTCTCCCATGGCCGACTCGGTAGAGGCAGGGAATTTGCCGTCGTCGTTCCGCATCAAGCTCACGGACCCGGAAAAATACCAGATCATCAATGAAACCTTCGCGGCAACGCCAGGAGTGGATTCAGTGGTGGACCAACGCAAGGTGCTGGAACCGCTGTTCTCCATGATGAACATCGCCACCTGGGTTGCGGTGTTCGTCGCAGGATTGATGATTCTTTGCGCGGCTCTCCTGATCGCCACCACCATCAGACTTTCGGCCCAATCCAGGGACAAGGAGATCGGTATCATGCGCTTGGTGGGTGCCTCCAAGACGGTGATTCAATTGCCTTTCGTTCTGGAAGGGGTCATCGCAGCCACCATCGGTGCCGTGCTGGCTTCCGGTGCTGTGTGGGCCATGGTCACCTTCTTCATGAACGGCTACCTGGCCAACGGAAATTCCGGCATGCCGATGATCTCTCCCAACCATGCACTGAAGATCTATCCGGTACTGATCTTGATCGGGATAGTATTGGCCGGCATTTCCTCGGCAGTCTCACTTCGCAAGAATTTGAAAGTTTAG
- the ftsE gene encoding cell division ATP-binding protein FtsE — MIRFENVSIAYDRMRKPALNDVSLEVDRGEFVFLVGSSGSGKSTFLRLVLREIKTEHGQVHVAGQNVANVPSWRVPKFRRGIGVVFQDFRLINSKTVFANVAYAMQVLGKSRAAIRLEVPRVLELVGLEGKERRLPTELSGGEQQRVAIARAIVNQPDILLADEPTGNLDPITSAGIMDILDKINQNGTTVVMATHDDDIVNSMRKRVIELRHGEVIRDEARAQYTSAIPIVPAAGVVPAVKDSPDEPQTRRQRTVSAANAGALREDVMPPRLERNRDRVYPDPTAATMNEDQL, encoded by the coding sequence ATGATTCGTTTTGAAAATGTGAGCATAGCTTACGACCGTATGAGAAAACCGGCCCTGAACGACGTCTCGCTGGAAGTTGACCGTGGCGAGTTCGTGTTCCTGGTGGGTTCCTCAGGCTCCGGCAAGTCAACGTTCCTGCGCCTGGTATTGCGAGAGATCAAGACCGAACACGGCCAAGTCCATGTGGCCGGGCAAAACGTGGCCAATGTGCCCAGCTGGCGAGTGCCCAAATTCCGCCGCGGCATTGGCGTGGTCTTCCAGGATTTCCGCCTGATCAACTCCAAAACTGTGTTCGCCAACGTCGCCTACGCCATGCAGGTCCTCGGCAAGAGCCGCGCAGCCATCCGTCTGGAGGTGCCGCGGGTGTTGGAACTGGTGGGTCTTGAAGGCAAAGAACGCCGGCTGCCCACCGAACTTTCCGGTGGCGAGCAGCAGCGTGTGGCCATTGCCCGCGCCATCGTCAACCAGCCGGACATCCTGCTGGCAGACGAGCCCACAGGAAACCTTGACCCGATCACCAGTGCCGGAATCATGGATATCCTGGACAAGATCAACCAAAATGGCACCACCGTGGTCATGGCCACCCACGATGACGACATTGTGAACTCCATGCGCAAGCGAGTCATTGAGTTGCGCCACGGCGAGGTCATCCGCGATGAGGCCCGCGCCCAATACACTTCAGCGATTCCCATAGTCCCCGCCGCCGGTGTAGTGCCTGCCGTGAAGGATTCCCCGGACGAGCCCCAGACCCGCCGTCAGCGCACCGTCAGTGCCGCCAACGCAGGAGCCCTGCGGGAAGATGTCATGCCGCCGCGACTTGAACGCAACCGCGACCGCGTGTACCCCGATCCCACGGCAGCAACCATGAATGAGGACCAACTGTGA
- the prfB gene encoding peptide chain release factor 2 — MAETDFPAEIRALRATYKSIEQVSEVDKLLEDIEDLSDQAGSPNLWDDPAAAQKVTSRLSYAQSKLEKLRSLQSRIDDLEVLVELAQDEGDADSLADAHKELAGLQKSLKDLEIVTLLAGEYDEREAVVTIRSGAGGVDAADFAEMLLRMYLRWAERHGYPTTVLDTSYAEEAGLKSATFEVKAPYAFGTLSVEAGTHRLVRISPFDNQGRRQTSFAAVEVIPLIESTDSIEIPDNDIRVDVFRSSGPGGQSVNTTDSAVRLTHIPTGTVVSMQNEKSQIQNRAAALRVLQSRLLLLKKAEEDATKKAMAGDVKASWGDQMRSYVLNPYQMVKDLRTEYEVGNTSAVLDGEIDDFIDAGIRWRADNRNAAK, encoded by the coding sequence ATGGCTGAGACCGACTTTCCCGCAGAGATCCGGGCGCTGCGCGCCACCTACAAGTCCATTGAGCAGGTGTCCGAGGTGGACAAGCTCCTTGAGGACATTGAAGATTTGTCCGACCAGGCTGGTTCCCCCAACCTGTGGGACGACCCTGCAGCGGCACAAAAAGTGACGTCAAGGCTCAGCTATGCCCAATCGAAGCTGGAAAAGCTGCGTAGCCTCCAGTCACGCATTGACGATCTGGAGGTCCTTGTTGAGCTGGCCCAGGACGAAGGCGACGCCGATTCGCTAGCTGATGCCCACAAGGAACTCGCCGGCTTGCAAAAGTCCCTGAAGGATTTGGAAATCGTGACGCTGCTGGCTGGCGAATACGACGAAAGGGAGGCCGTAGTCACCATCCGCTCCGGCGCAGGAGGCGTGGATGCTGCAGACTTCGCCGAAATGCTGTTGCGCATGTACCTGCGCTGGGCCGAACGCCACGGCTACCCCACCACCGTCCTTGACACCTCCTACGCTGAAGAAGCAGGGCTGAAATCGGCCACTTTCGAGGTCAAAGCCCCCTACGCCTTTGGCACCCTCAGCGTCGAGGCCGGCACCCACCGCCTGGTCCGCATCAGCCCCTTCGACAATCAGGGCAGGCGCCAAACCTCCTTCGCCGCCGTCGAGGTCATCCCGCTGATCGAGTCCACGGACAGCATTGAAATCCCGGACAACGACATTCGCGTGGACGTGTTCCGCTCCTCCGGCCCTGGCGGGCAGTCGGTGAACACCACCGACTCGGCCGTGCGCCTGACCCACATCCCCACCGGCACCGTGGTGTCAATGCAGAACGAGAAATCACAGATCCAGAACCGTGCCGCGGCACTGCGGGTGCTCCAGTCACGTCTGCTCCTACTGAAAAAGGCCGAAGAAGACGCCACCAAGAAGGCCATGGCCGGGGACGTCAAGGCATCTTGGGGGGATCAGATGCGCTCCTACGTGCTCAACCCCTACCAAATGGTCAAGGACCTGCGCACCGAGTACGAGGTGGGCAACACCTCTGCTGTGTTGGATGGGGAGATTGATGACTTCATCGACGCGGGCATCCGCTGGCGGGCAGACAACCGCAACGCCGCGAAATAA
- a CDS encoding pilus assembly protein TadG-related protein, with the protein MSTHQPQGNGKHDDGHIMVLLIGFVLLALLLTTVVAAASSLYLGHKKLLSMADGAALAAADTFVLNGGTASTDPGTLLTDQGVSAAAAAYLADSPTPQSLAGITLAAGTGAADGRTAQVSLTGVVHPIFINFLVPEGIPITATGTARAQLVR; encoded by the coding sequence ATGAGCACGCACCAGCCGCAGGGCAACGGAAAGCACGACGACGGGCACATCATGGTCTTGCTCATCGGCTTCGTCTTGCTGGCGCTGTTGCTGACCACCGTTGTGGCCGCTGCCTCCAGCTTGTACCTTGGCCACAAAAAGCTGCTGTCCATGGCAGATGGTGCGGCGCTCGCAGCCGCGGACACGTTCGTGCTCAACGGGGGCACCGCCAGCACAGACCCCGGCACCCTGCTCACCGACCAAGGTGTCAGCGCCGCGGCGGCAGCCTACCTGGCAGACAGTCCCACCCCGCAGTCGCTGGCCGGCATCACGCTCGCAGCCGGGACGGGAGCCGCCGACGGCCGCACCGCACAGGTGAGCCTGACCGGCGTCGTGCATCCGATCTTTATCAACTTTCTGGTGCCTGAGGGCATCCCCATCACCGCAACAGGTACAGCCCGCGCCCAACTGGTGCGTTGA
- a CDS encoding TadE/TadG family type IV pilus assembly protein — protein sequence MVDFVLVSALLTIMFLALIQLALVLHVRNTVADAASSAARYGALADRTAQDAQVRAEQLIEAALGAAYAGDVTATVSEVNGIAILTVSVTAPWPIVGMLGPGESLQMSGHALIQR from the coding sequence GTGGTGGACTTTGTGCTCGTGTCGGCTCTGCTGACGATCATGTTTCTGGCCCTGATCCAGCTGGCACTCGTGTTGCATGTGCGCAACACCGTGGCCGACGCGGCGTCCTCCGCTGCCAGGTATGGGGCGCTGGCGGACAGGACAGCCCAAGACGCACAAGTGCGGGCTGAACAACTGATTGAGGCTGCCTTGGGCGCAGCATACGCTGGCGATGTCACGGCAACGGTTTCTGAGGTCAACGGCATTGCCATCTTGACTGTCTCCGTCACAGCGCCGTGGCCCATAGTAGGAATGCTCGGACCAGGGGAGAGCCTGCAGATGAGTGGACATGCGCTCATTCAACGGTGA